A portion of the Eubacterium maltosivorans genome contains these proteins:
- a CDS encoding alkyl/aryl-sulfatase → MKKSQLLLSMGLAAALFALSSCAGGRSDVNLDATVKEAGKATADKNETVCAALDFSDEQEKTFAEKGLIAAPETLELKDKNGKVVWSQKAYAFVENAEAPDTVNPSLWRNTQLNHLYGLFEVTDGIYQVRGYDMTNITFIRGNAGWIVFDPLMSTECSAAAMQLVNESLGERPVTAVVMSHPHVDHYGGIKGIISEEEVISRAIPIIVPEGFEEHAVSENVYAGNAMGRRAGYQYGTFLDKSATGSLSIGIGMGQSTGTVSYISPNDTIKQTGETRTIDGVTMEFQLTPGTEAPVEMNTWFADKKALWIAENCTGTLHNLYTLRGAQIRDGNAWAEYIMEALTRYGKDAEVVFQSHNWPHWGNDVISSYLKNTAAMYKFINDQTLMYINQGYTSDEISNMITLPESLEKNWYTRQYYGTVAHNAKAVYQKYMGWYDANPVNLNPLTPSDSAKKYVEYMGDTNEVLKKAKADFDRGEYQWVAEITNVLVFADPDNKDARFLCADALEQLGYQAESGTWRNAYLSGARELREGTTTDAAFKANSSADLKKSMTPEMMMDYMGILTDSNAAQNLNLKINLNFTDTDPYLLCVDSGVLLYQKGVQANDADATLTLPRVAMFAILNKDEDQQKNAIKIEGDQDILKKLTEHMVTFEYFFNIVEP, encoded by the coding sequence ATGAAAAAGTCACAATTGCTTTTATCCATGGGCCTTGCGGCCGCGTTGTTTGCGCTGTCGTCCTGTGCTGGCGGAAGGTCAGACGTCAATCTTGACGCCACCGTCAAGGAGGCAGGCAAAGCCACCGCCGATAAAAATGAGACGGTCTGTGCTGCGCTGGATTTCTCCGACGAGCAGGAGAAAACCTTTGCGGAAAAAGGACTTATCGCCGCACCCGAGACACTGGAACTCAAGGACAAAAATGGCAAGGTGGTCTGGAGTCAGAAGGCTTATGCCTTTGTCGAGAACGCAGAGGCACCGGATACGGTCAACCCGAGCCTGTGGCGAAATACCCAGCTCAATCATTTGTACGGCCTGTTCGAGGTAACGGACGGCATTTATCAGGTTCGAGGCTACGATATGACCAATATCACCTTTATCCGCGGCAACGCCGGATGGATTGTCTTTGACCCGCTCATGAGCACAGAGTGCTCCGCTGCCGCCATGCAGCTGGTCAATGAAAGCCTGGGCGAAAGGCCAGTAACTGCGGTGGTTATGAGCCACCCACATGTGGACCATTATGGCGGCATCAAGGGGATCATCAGCGAGGAGGAGGTCATCTCCCGGGCCATTCCCATCATTGTGCCCGAGGGTTTTGAGGAACACGCAGTCAGCGAAAATGTCTACGCAGGAAACGCCATGGGACGGCGCGCGGGCTACCAGTACGGCACTTTTCTGGATAAAAGCGCCACGGGTTCCCTTTCCATCGGCATCGGAATGGGGCAGTCCACTGGGACAGTCTCCTATATTTCTCCAAATGATACCATTAAACAGACCGGTGAAACCCGGACCATTGACGGCGTGACCATGGAATTCCAGCTGACGCCGGGTACAGAGGCCCCTGTTGAGATGAACACCTGGTTCGCAGATAAAAAAGCGCTCTGGATCGCTGAAAACTGCACAGGAACCCTGCATAACCTCTATACGCTGCGCGGGGCGCAGATACGCGACGGCAATGCCTGGGCCGAATACATCATGGAAGCCCTGACCCGTTACGGAAAAGACGCCGAGGTCGTTTTTCAGTCTCATAACTGGCCGCACTGGGGCAATGACGTTATCAGCAGCTATCTGAAAAATACAGCGGCCATGTATAAATTCATCAATGACCAGACCCTCATGTACATTAATCAGGGCTACACCTCCGACGAGATTTCCAACATGATCACCCTGCCGGAAAGCCTGGAAAAGAACTGGTACACACGCCAGTATTATGGCACAGTTGCCCACAACGCCAAGGCTGTTTATCAGAAATATATGGGCTGGTATGACGCCAACCCGGTAAATCTGAACCCGCTCACGCCAAGCGACAGCGCCAAAAAATATGTGGAATATATGGGCGACACCAACGAAGTGCTGAAAAAAGCCAAAGCCGATTTTGACAGAGGCGAGTACCAGTGGGTAGCCGAAATTACCAACGTACTGGTCTTTGCCGACCCGGATAACAAAGACGCGCGCTTCCTGTGCGCCGACGCCCTTGAACAGCTCGGCTACCAGGCAGAATCCGGCACCTGGCGCAACGCCTACCTGTCCGGCGCCAGAGAACTGAGAGAGGGAACCACGACAGACGCGGCTTTCAAGGCCAACAGCAGCGCCGACCTTAAAAAATCCATGACACCGGAAATGATGATGGACTACATGGGAATTTTAACAGATTCTAACGCGGCGCAGAATCTCAACCTGAAAATCAATCTGAACTTTACCGACACCGACCCTTATCTGCTGTGTGTGGATTCTGGCGTGCTCCTCTACCAGAAAGGCGTTCAGGCAAATGACGCCGACGCGACGCTGACTCTGCCCAGAGTTGCCATGTTCGCGATTTTAAACAAGGACGAAGACCAGCAGAAAAATGCTATTAAAATCGAGGGAGACCAGGATATCCTCAAAAAGCTGACGGAGCACATGGTGACCTTCGAGTATTTTTTCAATATTGTCGAACCATAA
- a CDS encoding TIGR03960 family B12-binding radical SAM protein, whose protein sequence is MQYDKELINKKVLPLVTKPITYQGNEVGAVHKDLKDTTIRYAFAFPDTYEVGMSHLGMKILYSLLNDEADIWCERVFAPWVDMEEQMRSREIPLYALESMDPISEFDFVGFTLQYEMSYTNLINMLELGGIPLLSEDRGEETPFIMAGGPCAYNPEPLADFVDIFVIGEAEESILELMDAYRSFKAEGGTREDYLKKAAAIEGVYVPAFYEAAYHEDGTLKAFTPTIEEAPVKVRKRFIKDLDNAYYPEAYVVPYTETVHDRVSYEIFRGCGRGCRFCQAGMIYRPIREKSLNTIEEGIKALLRSTGYEEISLASLSSGDYSKIETLIEDLVFDYEDQCIGVSLPSLRIDSLSIDMLEQIQKIRKTGITLAPEAGTQRMRDVINKGVTEENLLSTVRTAFERGWGHIKLYFMIGLPTETETDIAGIADLGQKVLDEYYAVPRENRNKAVKIVLSTSCFVPKPFTPFQWFGQNTGGQFIEKQKLLKSLIKDRKISYNWHDGSLSYLEAVFARGDRRLGKVLLKAHEAGCKFDGWQEHYDHQKWLSVFEEAGVDPDFYALRSRSFDELLPWDFIDIGVTKEFLQKEWEKSTKEALTPYCREGCSSCGVMQFSKGWKCHEHYTV, encoded by the coding sequence ATGCAATACGATAAAGAGTTGATCAATAAAAAGGTGCTGCCCCTGGTCACAAAGCCCATCACCTACCAGGGCAATGAGGTGGGAGCAGTGCATAAGGACCTGAAGGATACCACGATCCGGTACGCCTTTGCTTTCCCCGACACCTATGAGGTGGGCATGTCCCACCTGGGCATGAAAATACTGTACAGCCTGCTTAACGACGAAGCGGATATCTGGTGTGAGCGGGTCTTTGCGCCCTGGGTGGATATGGAAGAACAGATGCGCAGCCGGGAAATCCCGCTTTACGCGCTGGAATCCATGGATCCCATTTCAGAATTTGACTTTGTGGGTTTTACCCTCCAGTATGAGATGAGTTACACCAACCTCATCAATATGCTGGAGCTGGGCGGCATCCCTCTGCTTTCAGAGGACCGCGGCGAAGAGACGCCCTTCATTATGGCGGGGGGCCCCTGCGCCTACAATCCCGAACCACTGGCCGATTTTGTGGATATTTTTGTCATCGGCGAGGCTGAGGAGTCCATTCTGGAGCTTATGGACGCATACCGGAGCTTTAAGGCAGAGGGCGGCACAAGGGAAGACTACCTGAAAAAAGCCGCGGCCATCGAGGGCGTCTATGTTCCGGCTTTTTACGAGGCGGCTTATCATGAGGACGGCACCCTAAAGGCTTTTACCCCCACTATCGAGGAAGCGCCCGTCAAGGTCCGCAAGCGTTTTATAAAAGACCTTGATAACGCCTATTATCCCGAAGCATATGTCGTGCCCTACACCGAAACCGTCCATGACCGGGTGAGCTATGAGATTTTCAGAGGCTGCGGCCGGGGCTGCCGTTTCTGCCAGGCGGGAATGATCTACCGTCCGATCCGCGAGAAAAGCCTGAATACCATCGAGGAGGGCATCAAGGCGCTTCTCAGATCAACCGGTTACGAGGAGATCTCTCTGGCTTCTTTGAGCTCCGGCGACTATTCAAAAATCGAGACACTTATCGAGGATCTGGTTTTTGACTACGAGGACCAGTGCATCGGCGTATCGCTGCCGTCACTGCGCATTGACTCCCTGAGCATTGATATGTTGGAGCAGATTCAGAAAATCCGGAAAACCGGCATCACCCTCGCGCCGGAGGCCGGCACCCAGCGCATGCGTGACGTCATCAATAAAGGGGTGACTGAGGAGAACCTTCTAAGCACTGTGCGCACCGCCTTTGAACGCGGCTGGGGCCATATCAAGCTTTATTTTATGATCGGTCTGCCCACCGAAACCGAGACCGACATTGCCGGCATCGCCGATCTGGGGCAAAAGGTTCTGGATGAATACTACGCCGTGCCGAGAGAAAACCGCAATAAAGCGGTAAAAATTGTGCTGAGCACCTCCTGTTTTGTGCCCAAGCCTTTTACACCCTTCCAGTGGTTTGGACAAAATACCGGCGGTCAGTTCATCGAAAAACAGAAGCTGTTAAAATCTCTGATCAAAGACCGCAAAATCTCCTACAACTGGCATGACGGCTCTCTGAGCTATCTGGAAGCCGTGTTCGCCAGAGGTGACCGCCGTTTGGGCAAAGTACTGCTCAAGGCCCACGAGGCCGGCTGTAAATTTGACGGCTGGCAGGAGCATTACGATCATCAGAAATGGCTTTCTGTTTTTGAGGAGGCCGGCGTCGATCCGGATTTCTATGCCCTGCGGAGCCGCAGCTTTGACGAGCTGCTGCCCTGGGATTTCATTGATATCGGCGTGACAAAGGAATTCCTGCAAAAAGAATGGGAAAAATCAACAAAAGAGGCTCTGACGCCTTATTGCCGCGAGGGCTGCAGCAGCTGCGGCGTCATGCAATTCAGTAAAGGATGGAAATGCCATGAGCACTATACGGTTTAA